A genome region from Microbacterium sp. CGR2 includes the following:
- a CDS encoding extracellular solute-binding protein, with protein MTHLTNQQDPGGGIAPPQSKGNDMRTRILGFAAMAAASAIVLAGCSGGGAAEGGGDADFGAEPTGTLKAWGFENADDVGTSRMDHAAEQLSDLEIDLDATAFDAQKFTTRIASGDVPDVVQMDRRYVTTYAAQGLIMPLDECFAEQDVTPDEHWYPSVVDDVTYEDEIWAVPQFYQPPAIIVNKKVLDEAGVSPEDFDTSKPDVLLEAIGKIYQESGGVPSRLGFDPVATGQSGLWLLATGGQLNDDKGAPTLDDPSNIAGIELLKQITDAQGGFAGVKSFTDSFDTFGDNNQYVAGQVGAQVNAQWYPNVLGPYADQIDIEAVPFRDSNGEPFSVASGTAFVVPMGAENPAGACAWMVNLTSDDAWMAAGEARAQTLKDEGGLNTGLFTGSPAADQAIREQFVVETGNAGFDQVISTFYEVVDYGQSFGSSPAGQEIQNELNNAVTAALLGDKTPEEALADAQQAAMRAYENATAG; from the coding sequence ATGACGCATCTCACCAACCAGCAAGACCCCGGCGGCGGCATCGCCCCGCCCCAATCGAAAGGGAACGACATGCGCACGCGCATTCTGGGATTCGCCGCGATGGCCGCGGCATCCGCAATCGTGCTCGCCGGATGCTCCGGTGGAGGGGCTGCCGAAGGCGGCGGCGATGCCGATTTCGGTGCCGAGCCCACCGGCACGCTGAAAGCCTGGGGGTTCGAGAACGCCGACGACGTCGGAACCTCCCGGATGGACCACGCCGCCGAGCAGCTGAGCGACCTCGAGATCGATCTCGACGCGACGGCATTCGACGCGCAGAAGTTCACCACCCGCATCGCCAGCGGCGACGTCCCCGACGTGGTGCAGATGGACCGCCGCTACGTCACGACCTACGCCGCGCAAGGGTTGATCATGCCCCTCGACGAGTGCTTCGCCGAGCAGGACGTCACTCCTGACGAGCACTGGTACCCCTCGGTCGTGGACGACGTCACCTACGAGGACGAGATCTGGGCGGTGCCGCAGTTCTATCAGCCGCCGGCGATCATCGTGAACAAGAAGGTCCTCGACGAGGCCGGCGTCAGTCCCGAGGACTTCGACACGTCGAAGCCCGACGTGCTGCTCGAGGCGATCGGAAAGATCTATCAGGAGTCCGGCGGTGTTCCCTCGCGTCTCGGGTTCGATCCGGTCGCGACCGGGCAGAGCGGTCTGTGGCTCCTCGCGACCGGCGGCCAGCTCAACGACGACAAGGGCGCTCCGACACTGGACGACCCGAGCAACATCGCCGGCATCGAGCTCCTCAAGCAGATCACCGACGCCCAGGGCGGCTTCGCTGGGGTGAAGAGCTTCACCGACTCGTTCGACACCTTCGGTGACAACAACCAGTACGTCGCCGGTCAGGTCGGCGCACAGGTGAATGCGCAGTGGTACCCGAACGTGCTCGGCCCGTACGCCGACCAGATCGACATCGAGGCGGTGCCGTTCCGCGACTCGAACGGCGAGCCTTTCTCCGTGGCATCCGGCACGGCGTTCGTCGTACCGATGGGGGCGGAGAACCCGGCAGGTGCGTGCGCCTGGATGGTGAACCTGACCTCGGACGACGCCTGGATGGCCGCCGGTGAGGCGCGTGCGCAGACCCTGAAGGACGAGGGCGGGCTGAACACCGGTCTGTTCACCGGGTCGCCCGCTGCCGACCAGGCGATCCGCGAGCAGTTCGTCGTCGAGACCGGCAACGCCGGCTTCGACCAGGTGATCTCCACGTTCTACGAGGTCGTCGACTACGGACAGTCGTTCGGGTCGTCGCCCGCGGGTCAGGAGATCCAGAACGAGCTGAACAACGCCGTCACCGCAGCCCTGCTCGGTGACAAGACACCGGAAGAGGCGCTCGCCGACGCGCAGCAGGCAGCGATGCGGGCATACGAGAACGCCACCGCGGGCTGA
- a CDS encoding fucose isomerase: MTTYTVPAPASRPASAPKTAYLIASGDLREAANTGGWPVQVELEAGVIGVFNDLGWNVIRANDVDPATGHGFISSQRMGLDVFKNIPTDAPLIVAEAVWQYSHHVLAGLRTHQGPILTVANFAGDWPGLVGLLGLNAGLTKMDKPYATIWSVDFRDEWFRAGIEEWTEKGTITHDASHVRALPELPDSPEKQLGEALAAELLAEKAIIGVFDEGCMGMYNAIFDDELLNETGIYKERLSQSALYAEMLEVGEEEADAAYDWLIEKGMTFRYGEDAATELTREQVQWQLKMYIAALRIADDFGLDAVGIQYQQGLKDLVPASDLAEGILNSTERPPVTSRDGSRVLHEGRAFPHFNEADEGVAVDALVTDRVWRAMGLVPDNTLHDVRWGEDFDGQFVWVYEISGSVPASHLGGWQNAEGWRQGHVFFPAGGATINGVSKPGEIVLSRVFIAEGILQADIFRATVVELPDDETQRRKEATNPEWPIAHVVLHGISRDQFMARHKANHAQLVYAPDAETADKALIAKAAMFAGMGIRVNLVGDVEIGA; the protein is encoded by the coding sequence ATGACCACCTACACCGTGCCGGCTCCGGCATCCCGTCCGGCTTCTGCCCCGAAGACCGCCTATCTCATCGCGTCGGGCGACCTGCGCGAGGCCGCCAACACGGGCGGCTGGCCCGTCCAGGTCGAGCTGGAAGCGGGTGTCATCGGCGTCTTCAACGATCTCGGCTGGAATGTCATCCGTGCCAACGACGTCGACCCTGCCACCGGCCACGGATTCATCTCGAGTCAGCGCATGGGCCTGGACGTCTTCAAGAACATCCCGACGGATGCTCCGCTCATCGTCGCCGAAGCGGTCTGGCAATACTCGCATCACGTTCTCGCAGGCCTGCGCACGCACCAGGGCCCCATTCTCACCGTCGCGAACTTCGCGGGCGATTGGCCGGGCCTCGTCGGACTCCTGGGCCTGAACGCCGGTCTCACCAAGATGGACAAGCCGTACGCGACGATCTGGTCGGTCGACTTCCGGGACGAATGGTTCCGGGCAGGCATCGAGGAATGGACCGAGAAGGGCACGATCACGCACGACGCCTCCCACGTGCGCGCGCTCCCCGAACTGCCCGACAGTCCCGAGAAACAGCTGGGGGAGGCGCTCGCTGCGGAACTGCTCGCGGAGAAGGCCATCATCGGCGTCTTCGACGAGGGCTGCATGGGCATGTACAACGCGATCTTCGACGACGAGCTGCTCAACGAGACCGGCATCTACAAAGAGCGCCTCTCGCAGTCGGCGCTCTATGCCGAGATGCTCGAGGTCGGCGAAGAAGAAGCGGATGCCGCCTACGACTGGCTCATCGAGAAGGGCATGACCTTCCGGTACGGCGAGGATGCCGCGACGGAACTCACCCGGGAGCAGGTGCAGTGGCAGCTGAAGATGTACATCGCCGCACTCCGCATCGCCGATGACTTCGGACTCGACGCCGTGGGCATCCAATATCAGCAGGGGCTGAAGGATCTGGTGCCGGCGTCCGACCTTGCCGAGGGCATCCTGAACTCCACGGAGCGTCCGCCGGTGACCTCTCGTGATGGATCGCGCGTGCTGCACGAAGGCCGGGCCTTCCCGCACTTCAACGAGGCCGACGAGGGCGTCGCCGTCGACGCGCTGGTCACCGACCGGGTCTGGCGCGCGATGGGGCTCGTGCCCGACAACACCCTGCACGACGTCCGCTGGGGTGAAGACTTCGACGGACAGTTCGTCTGGGTCTACGAGATCTCTGGATCGGTCCCCGCCTCGCACTTGGGTGGATGGCAGAACGCCGAGGGGTGGCGTCAGGGGCACGTGTTCTTCCCGGCGGGCGGTGCCACCATCAACGGGGTGTCGAAGCCGGGTGAGATCGTGCTGTCTCGGGTGTTCATCGCCGAGGGCATCCTGCAGGCTGACATCTTCCGGGCGACCGTCGTGGAACTGCCGGACGACGAGACCCAGCGTCGCAAGGAGGCCACGAACCCCGAGTGGCCGATCGCGCATGTCGTGCTGCACGGCATCTCGCGCGACCAGTTCATGGCCCGTCACAAGGCGAATCACGCGCAACTGGTCTACGCGCCCGACGCCGAGACTGCAGACAAGGCGCTGATCGCGAAGGCGGCGATGTTCGCGGGCATGGGCATCAGGGTGAACCTCGTAGGGGATGTCGAGATCGGAGCTTAA
- a CDS encoding carbohydrate ABC transporter permease: MSSSLRQVPPAAVPGLESETRNITVPKRSRWRRAVSQPKTLVGRIVLAIVLIGFGLLFLYPFLWLLAASFKPRGEVFDNSLIPKTFMPENYVEVWNQLPLLSWMWNSVAIALLAAGAVAISSSIVAFGFAYFRFPGRGVLFGLVLATMMLPGAVTMIPIYLIWKETGMLGTWVPLWGMNLFGSAFYIFLQRQFFLGLPKELFEAARLDGASYWGLFWRIAMPLSIPSFIIVFLFEFQASWNNLQAALIYLNAGSVDEFTAPLGIAYAMTKYSPTAGGHGDYQYVMVASLIVTLPMLILFAFGQRYFIEGVATQGRKG, translated from the coding sequence ATGTCGTCTTCATTGCGGCAGGTGCCTCCCGCAGCGGTGCCGGGGCTGGAGTCAGAGACCAGGAACATCACCGTGCCGAAGCGCTCGAGATGGCGACGAGCCGTCTCGCAGCCCAAGACGCTGGTCGGTCGGATCGTCCTGGCCATCGTGCTCATCGGATTCGGGCTGCTGTTCCTCTATCCCTTCCTCTGGCTCCTCGCGGCGAGCTTCAAGCCCCGCGGAGAGGTCTTCGACAACTCGCTGATCCCGAAGACCTTCATGCCCGAGAACTACGTCGAGGTGTGGAACCAGCTGCCGCTGCTGAGCTGGATGTGGAACAGCGTCGCCATCGCGCTGCTGGCCGCGGGCGCCGTGGCGATCTCGAGTTCGATCGTGGCGTTCGGGTTCGCGTACTTCCGGTTCCCGGGGCGAGGCGTGCTGTTCGGTCTCGTGCTGGCCACGATGATGCTGCCCGGCGCGGTCACCATGATCCCCATCTACCTCATCTGGAAAGAGACGGGGATGCTGGGCACCTGGGTGCCGCTGTGGGGGATGAACCTCTTCGGCTCGGCGTTCTACATCTTCCTGCAGAGACAGTTCTTCTTGGGTCTTCCCAAGGAATTGTTCGAGGCTGCGCGTCTCGACGGTGCGAGCTACTGGGGGCTCTTCTGGCGGATCGCGATGCCGCTGTCGATCCCGTCGTTCATCATCGTCTTCCTGTTCGAGTTCCAGGCGAGCTGGAACAACCTGCAGGCCGCCCTGATCTATCTCAACGCCGGGTCGGTCGACGAGTTCACGGCTCCGCTGGGCATCGCCTACGCGATGACCAAGTACAGCCCGACCGCGGGCGGCCACGGCGACTACCAGTACGTGATGGTGGCGTCGTTGATCGTCACACTCCCCATGCTCATCCTGTTCGCCTTCGGGCAGCGCTACTTCATCGAGGGCGTGGCGACCCAGGGCCGGAAGGGCTGA
- a CDS encoding class II aldolase/adducin family protein encodes MSAERLVDACRALSAAGLSPGSSGNASVRVGDRILITPTGSAMGRVTVDEIAVLDVAGARLAGPTPTKEWAMHLSAYRARPDIEAVVHLHSRAATAVSCLAGAGDDDPLPAYTPYRIRMLGRVELVDYAAPGSAALAAGVEAAASRSHCLLLANHGSLVCATDIDRAVDLCEELEAAAELTLTLQGHVARTLDPATAWE; translated from the coding sequence ATGAGTGCGGAGCGGTTGGTGGACGCGTGCCGCGCGCTCTCCGCGGCGGGACTCTCTCCGGGCAGCTCCGGCAATGCGAGCGTGCGTGTCGGCGACCGAATCCTGATCACACCCACCGGATCCGCCATGGGCCGCGTCACCGTCGACGAGATCGCCGTGCTCGATGTGGCGGGCGCGCGTCTCGCCGGCCCCACACCCACGAAGGAATGGGCGATGCACCTGTCCGCATATCGCGCACGTCCGGACATCGAGGCCGTGGTTCACCTGCACTCCCGCGCCGCGACGGCCGTGTCGTGCCTGGCGGGAGCGGGCGACGACGACCCCCTCCCCGCGTATACGCCCTACCGGATCCGGATGCTCGGACGCGTCGAGCTCGTCGACTACGCGGCGCCGGGGTCTGCGGCGCTCGCCGCAGGTGTCGAAGCGGCGGCATCGCGCAGCCACTGCCTGCTGCTCGCCAACCACGGCAGCCTGGTCTGCGCGACCGACATCGACCGCGCTGTGGACCTCTGCGAAGAGCTCGAGGCTGCGGCTGAGCTCACGCTCACCCTGCAGGGCCATGTGGCCAGGACGCTCGACCCCGCGACCGCCTGGGAGTGA
- a CDS encoding GH1 family beta-glucosidase → MTAFPADFLWGAATSAYQIEGSLDVDGRGRSIWDTFAEQPGAIEGGGDARVACDSYRRWKDDLEILSELGMKAYRFSLAWSRIMPDGRGRVNSRGLDHYERIIDELRRREIEPIVTLNHWDMPEALMADGGWMGRGTVDAFTEYAVAASERLGDRVDWWVTQNEPWIIQLLGYQLGLHAPGIHDLRGAVTAGHHLLLAHGRAADAMRASTTGNIGVALNLLPCVPATSSAADADASWGSDGYVNRWFLDPLLREGYPDDMRRHWERAIGGSLDDVILAGDEAAIAGRSDFLGINFYTHRVMAAAEPGPRHPFPWQVVGSTGEVERTDEGTEIVPDAFRDLLIRVHHDYPGVPLIVTENGAISGDSPTHDGEVHDVRRTRYLRSHVAAMAEAIEAGAPVVGYTHWSLLDNFEWALGYRPRFGLVYVDFRTGERIVKDSAREFAQIVRDVGLTQQAAARGPQVDSLGAFG, encoded by the coding sequence ATGACTGCCTTTCCCGCCGACTTCCTCTGGGGTGCGGCCACCAGCGCCTATCAGATCGAGGGGTCCCTCGACGTCGACGGTCGGGGACGCTCGATCTGGGACACCTTCGCCGAACAGCCCGGCGCGATCGAGGGCGGCGGCGACGCCCGCGTCGCCTGCGATTCCTACCGGCGCTGGAAGGACGACCTCGAAATCCTCAGCGAACTGGGCATGAAGGCCTACCGCTTCTCCCTCGCCTGGTCGCGGATCATGCCCGACGGGCGCGGTCGCGTGAACTCCCGCGGGCTCGACCACTACGAGCGGATCATCGACGAACTGCGACGCCGGGAGATCGAGCCGATCGTCACACTCAACCACTGGGATATGCCCGAGGCTCTGATGGCGGACGGCGGCTGGATGGGCCGCGGAACCGTCGACGCGTTCACGGAGTACGCCGTGGCGGCATCCGAACGTCTCGGCGATCGCGTCGACTGGTGGGTCACGCAGAACGAGCCGTGGATCATCCAGCTGCTCGGGTACCAGCTCGGCCTTCACGCACCAGGGATCCACGATCTGCGCGGCGCCGTCACCGCCGGTCACCACCTTCTCCTCGCCCACGGCAGAGCCGCTGATGCCATGCGAGCTTCCACGACCGGGAACATCGGTGTTGCCCTCAATCTGCTGCCCTGCGTGCCTGCCACGTCGAGCGCCGCCGACGCCGACGCCTCCTGGGGTTCGGACGGCTATGTCAACCGCTGGTTCCTCGACCCGCTGCTCCGGGAGGGCTACCCGGACGACATGCGCAGGCATTGGGAGCGAGCGATCGGCGGTTCCCTTGACGACGTCATCCTGGCCGGCGATGAGGCCGCGATCGCCGGTCGCAGCGACTTCCTCGGCATCAACTTCTACACGCACCGGGTGATGGCAGCGGCAGAACCCGGTCCGCGGCATCCCTTCCCCTGGCAGGTCGTCGGCTCGACGGGTGAGGTCGAGCGTACCGACGAAGGAACCGAGATCGTGCCCGACGCCTTCCGCGACCTGCTCATCCGCGTGCACCACGACTACCCCGGCGTTCCGCTCATCGTGACGGAGAACGGTGCGATCTCGGGCGACTCCCCCACCCACGACGGCGAAGTCCACGATGTCCGGCGCACGCGGTACCTGCGGTCGCACGTCGCGGCGATGGCCGAGGCGATCGAGGCGGGCGCCCCGGTGGTCGGCTATACGCACTGGTCCTTGCTGGACAACTTCGAATGGGCGCTCGGCTACCGACCGCGCTTCGGCCTCGTCTACGTCGACTTCCGAACCGGCGAACGCATCGTCAAAGACAGCGCCCGCGAGTTCGCGCAGATCGTGCGCGACGTCGGGCTGACGCAGCAGGCCGCCGCACGAGGACCACAGGTGGACAGCCTGGGCGCCTTCGGCTGA
- a CDS encoding TetR/AcrR family transcriptional regulator codes for MAQEGKAKLGRDDWARTGFEMFGESGVDAVVIERIAVRLGATKGSFYWHFRNRGELLAAVLDLWLIETEEIIDGVARIDDPRAQLRALFERAFANVSQDRSEVDLLHRADDPVVAEVLEKVSARRVAFMAEAFAATGLPERTARDRATQMYAMWLGLIRLQASLPSLMPSTPDEHRRLMRSTIGLLDDLFPDPR; via the coding sequence ATGGCGCAGGAGGGGAAGGCGAAGCTCGGACGCGATGACTGGGCGCGCACCGGTTTCGAGATGTTCGGCGAGTCCGGGGTGGATGCTGTCGTGATCGAACGCATCGCCGTGCGGCTCGGTGCGACCAAAGGAAGCTTCTACTGGCATTTCCGGAACCGGGGCGAACTGCTCGCGGCGGTCCTGGACCTCTGGCTCATCGAGACGGAAGAGATCATCGATGGCGTCGCCCGGATCGACGATCCTCGCGCGCAGCTCCGCGCCCTGTTCGAACGCGCGTTCGCGAACGTATCGCAGGACCGGTCGGAGGTCGACCTCCTTCATCGAGCGGATGACCCTGTCGTCGCAGAAGTCCTCGAGAAGGTCAGTGCCCGACGGGTCGCGTTCATGGCCGAGGCGTTCGCCGCCACGGGTCTTCCTGAGCGAACAGCGAGAGACCGTGCCACTCAGATGTACGCGATGTGGCTGGGGCTGATCCGGCTGCAGGCGTCGCTTCCGTCGCTGATGCCTTCGACGCCGGATGAGCACCGACGCCTCATGCGATCGACGATCGGCCTCCTCGACGACCTCTTCCCTGACCCGCGCTGA
- a CDS encoding carbohydrate ABC transporter permease, with amino-acid sequence MSLGSDSETRTLTVAKKDQSGRRRRRAKAPKVKQHYNKREALAGYLFITPWLIGFLVFTAGAMVYSLYISFSNYNLATNTARPIGLENYARLFEDPRVGVSLANTLFYVVMAVPLEIIFALILAMLLNRVSKGAGFFRTLYYLPKMTPAVATAAVFFLLLNGNSGAINQFLRLFGIQGPQWLVDPDWVKPSIVIMTLWTVAGTMVIFLAALKNVPTELYEVASLDGAGPIRKFFSITLPMISGAMFFNVIVLSIAAFQIFDQAYLLFWRDQSNSSPEASLFYAIYLFQQAFRQFNFGFAAAMAWLLFVIIMVITVIQVKFGNRFVYYEGDR; translated from the coding sequence ATGAGCCTCGGATCCGACTCGGAGACTCGTACTCTGACCGTCGCCAAGAAGGATCAAAGCGGGCGGCGGCGACGCCGTGCGAAGGCGCCGAAGGTCAAGCAGCACTACAACAAGCGCGAAGCGCTGGCCGGCTACCTGTTCATCACCCCCTGGCTCATCGGGTTTCTGGTCTTCACGGCCGGCGCGATGGTCTACAGCCTCTACATCTCGTTCAGCAACTACAACCTGGCGACCAACACGGCGCGCCCGATCGGCCTCGAGAACTATGCGCGGCTGTTCGAGGATCCCCGCGTGGGCGTCTCGCTCGCCAACACCCTCTTCTACGTGGTCATGGCGGTGCCGCTGGAGATCATCTTCGCTCTGATCCTCGCGATGCTCCTCAACCGGGTGAGCAAGGGTGCAGGGTTCTTCCGCACGCTGTACTACCTCCCCAAGATGACCCCGGCAGTCGCGACGGCCGCCGTCTTCTTCCTCCTCCTCAACGGCAACTCCGGTGCGATCAACCAGTTCCTCCGCCTCTTCGGCATCCAGGGACCGCAGTGGCTCGTCGATCCCGACTGGGTGAAGCCGAGCATCGTGATCATGACGCTGTGGACGGTCGCCGGAACCATGGTCATCTTCCTCGCAGCTCTGAAGAACGTGCCGACAGAGCTCTACGAAGTGGCATCGCTCGACGGCGCAGGTCCCATCCGCAAGTTCTTCTCGATCACCCTTCCGATGATCTCCGGAGCGATGTTCTTCAACGTGATCGTGCTCTCGATCGCGGCGTTCCAGATCTTCGACCAGGCGTATCTGCTGTTCTGGCGAGATCAGAGCAACTCTTCGCCAGAGGCGTCGCTGTTCTATGCGATCTACCTGTTCCAGCAGGCCTTCCGGCAGTTCAACTTCGGCTTCGCCGCGGCGATGGCCTGGCTGCTCTTCGTCATCATCATGGTCATCACCGTCATCCAGGTGAAGTTCGGCAACCGATTCGTCTACTACGAGGGAGACCGTTGA
- a CDS encoding LacI family DNA-binding transcriptional regulator: MATIYDVAALAGVSPATVSRVFNGTPVSKEKVVAVRAAAARLNFTPNRTARTLRRQSSEVIALVIPDIENPYFTEMARGVEDAASAAGYSVVLCNSDSQTEKEATYLQIAVAENMSGVIIATASETSSLDGILATGRPVVAVDRRTNYDIDGVVMANRVAGASATKELLDAGYRRIAYIGGPEHIDTAAERAAGWRSTLDGALPSEELDALARFATFRVEGGRAAMEELLALPQPPDAVVAGNNLIGVGAIQVLSEHGLTPPQVGVAVIGSLPFTTLSPNAVTVVRLPARHMGVTAAQMLLERIKGDTQPARTIVLRDEVRPASTRR, from the coding sequence ATGGCCACGATCTACGACGTCGCAGCGCTCGCGGGGGTCTCGCCCGCAACGGTGTCTCGCGTCTTCAACGGCACGCCCGTGTCGAAAGAGAAGGTCGTCGCCGTCCGAGCGGCAGCCGCGCGACTGAACTTCACTCCCAACCGCACCGCGCGCACGCTTCGGCGGCAGAGCTCGGAGGTCATCGCTCTCGTCATTCCCGACATCGAGAACCCGTACTTCACCGAGATGGCCCGCGGCGTCGAGGATGCGGCGTCGGCGGCCGGCTACTCGGTCGTGCTCTGCAACTCCGATTCGCAGACGGAGAAGGAGGCGACGTACCTGCAGATCGCGGTCGCGGAGAACATGTCCGGCGTGATCATCGCCACGGCATCCGAGACGTCCAGCCTTGACGGCATCCTCGCGACCGGGCGGCCGGTGGTCGCCGTCGATCGTCGCACGAACTATGACATCGACGGTGTCGTGATGGCCAACCGCGTCGCCGGAGCGTCGGCGACGAAGGAACTGCTCGATGCCGGCTATCGTCGCATCGCCTACATCGGTGGTCCGGAGCACATCGACACGGCCGCCGAGCGCGCGGCGGGATGGCGTTCGACGCTCGACGGTGCGCTTCCCTCCGAGGAGCTGGATGCGCTTGCGCGCTTCGCCACCTTCCGCGTCGAAGGGGGTCGCGCCGCGATGGAGGAGCTCCTCGCGCTGCCCCAGCCACCCGACGCGGTCGTCGCCGGCAACAATCTCATCGGTGTCGGTGCGATCCAGGTGCTCAGCGAGCATGGCCTCACGCCGCCGCAGGTGGGGGTGGCTGTGATCGGCTCATTGCCGTTCACGACGCTGTCCCCGAATGCGGTGACAGTGGTGCGACTTCCGGCTCGTCACATGGGAGTGACCGCGGCTCAGATGCTGCTCGAACGCATCAAGGGTGACACCCAGCCGGCGCGAACCATCGTGTTGCGCGACGAGGTGCGGCCGGCCAGTACGCGGCGCTGA